In Microbispora sp. ZYX-F-249, a single genomic region encodes these proteins:
- the map gene encoding type I methionyl aminopeptidase, whose protein sequence is MVEIKTDAALDAMREAGRVVARTLDAVRKAAAIGVRLTDLDETARAVLREAGASSPFLGYRPRFAPTPFPAVICVSVNDAIVHGIPTDYRLRDGDVVGVDCGAELDGWTADAAVTFIVGTPRPGDLELVDTTRRALEAGIAAATVGNRIGDISAAIGAVAGKAGYGMPRDFGGHGIGRRMHEDPSVPNHGRPGRGYPLRHGLALAIEPMFIAGGRDGYRTADDGWTLHSVDGSRAAHMEHTIAVTEDGPRVLTVL, encoded by the coding sequence ATGGTGGAGATCAAGACCGATGCCGCGCTGGACGCGATGCGGGAGGCGGGGCGCGTGGTGGCCCGCACGCTCGACGCCGTACGGAAAGCCGCGGCCATCGGGGTGCGGCTCACGGACCTGGACGAGACCGCGCGGGCGGTGCTGCGCGAGGCGGGGGCGAGCTCGCCGTTCCTCGGCTACCGGCCGCGGTTCGCGCCGACCCCGTTTCCCGCGGTGATCTGCGTGTCCGTCAACGACGCGATCGTGCACGGCATCCCGACGGACTACCGGCTGCGCGACGGTGACGTCGTCGGCGTCGACTGCGGTGCGGAACTGGACGGCTGGACGGCCGACGCCGCCGTCACGTTCATCGTGGGCACGCCGCGGCCCGGCGACCTGGAGCTCGTCGACACCACGCGCCGGGCCCTGGAGGCCGGGATCGCCGCCGCGACCGTGGGCAACCGCATCGGGGACATCTCGGCGGCGATCGGCGCGGTCGCCGGGAAGGCCGGGTACGGCATGCCCAGGGACTTCGGCGGCCACGGCATCGGCCGCCGCATGCACGAGGACCCGTCGGTGCCCAACCACGGCCGGCCGGGGCGGGGCTATCCCCTGCGGCACGGCCTCGCGCTGGCCATCGAGCCGATGTTCATCGCCGGAGGCCGGGACGGCTACCGCACGGCGGACGACGGCTGGACGCTGCACAGCGTGGACGGCAGCCGGGCCGCCCACATGGAGCACACGATCGCGGTCACCGAGGACGGCCCCCGCGTGCTGACCGTGCTCTGA
- a CDS encoding threonine ammonia-lyase, giving the protein MTNIRDILDARRLIAPHLPETPMWSYPVLDAAVGAEVHVKHENVQPTGAFKVRGGIALLARMADRARGVVAYSTGNHAQSIAYACRLYGVPCAVLMPENPNPAKVAAVEALGAAVEVRGATMVETGEHARVFAAETGRRLISPADEPDILAGVGTLYVEMFTARPDLEAVFVPVGSGSGAAAACLAAAALAPGCRVIAVQSAQAPAAYDSWRLGELVTRPVKTVVEGLATGSAFATPQAVMRDRLADFVLVDDDDILRAQRLLLTEAHTLAEGAGAAALAGLLARREEFAGRKVAVVCTGGNAGPAELSRLLAPAE; this is encoded by the coding sequence ATGACGAACATCCGCGACATCCTGGACGCCCGGCGGCTCATCGCCCCTCACCTGCCCGAGACTCCCATGTGGTCCTATCCCGTGCTCGACGCGGCCGTCGGCGCCGAGGTCCACGTCAAGCACGAGAACGTCCAGCCGACGGGGGCGTTCAAGGTCCGCGGCGGCATCGCGCTGCTGGCCCGCATGGCCGACCGCGCCCGCGGGGTCGTGGCGTACTCGACCGGCAACCACGCGCAATCCATCGCGTACGCCTGCCGCCTGTACGGCGTGCCCTGCGCGGTCCTGATGCCGGAGAACCCGAACCCCGCCAAGGTCGCGGCGGTCGAGGCGCTCGGGGCGGCCGTCGAGGTCCGGGGTGCGACGATGGTGGAGACCGGGGAGCACGCGCGGGTCTTCGCCGCCGAGACCGGACGCAGGTTGATCAGCCCGGCCGACGAGCCGGACATCCTGGCGGGGGTGGGCACGCTCTACGTCGAGATGTTCACCGCCCGGCCGGATCTGGAGGCGGTGTTCGTGCCCGTGGGCAGCGGCAGCGGTGCCGCCGCCGCGTGCCTCGCCGCCGCCGCGCTCGCGCCCGGCTGCCGGGTGATCGCCGTCCAGTCGGCCCAGGCCCCGGCCGCGTACGACTCCTGGCGGCTGGGAGAGCTCGTGACCCGGCCCGTGAAAACCGTCGTGGAGGGGCTCGCGACCGGTTCGGCGTTCGCGACCCCGCAGGCCGTCATGCGGGACCGGCTGGCCGATTTCGTCCTGGTGGACGACGACGACATCCTGCGGGCCCAGCGCCTGCTGCTCACCGAGGCGCACACCCTGGCCGAAGGCGCCGGGGCCGCCGCCCTCGCCGGGCTGCTGGCCCGGCGCGAGGAGTTCGCCGGCCGGAAGGTCGCCGTCGTCTGTACGGGCGGCAACGCCGGCCCGGCCGAACTGTCCCGTCTTCTCGCCCCTGCCGAATAG
- a CDS encoding LysR family transcriptional regulator — protein MPLDVVRLRVLVAVARAGTVTAAARELHYSQPSVSHHLARLEAETGAKLVQRAGRGIRLTEAGRLLAERGAEILGRLDAASAELSAHVGLRAGRVRLAAFPSALGTFVPAAAARLADDHPGLDLRLMEAEPPEALRLLRAGRVDAAVVFRYGESGPDDDTDDDTDNDTEDDGVRLVHLLDDPSLLVTSAAHDGAGDLAAYADGPWIAGCERCRAHLLALCAEAGFEPRVSFTTDDYVAVQAMVAAGLGVTVLPRLALSAHRHPGVRVTELPGSTRRVYAATYGEPPDPPATTALVAALRSRRDG, from the coding sequence ATGCCGCTTGACGTCGTACGACTGCGGGTTCTCGTGGCCGTGGCCCGGGCCGGGACGGTGACCGCGGCGGCGCGGGAGCTGCACTACTCGCAGCCCTCGGTGAGCCACCACCTGGCCCGGCTGGAGGCGGAGACGGGCGCGAAGCTGGTGCAGCGGGCGGGCCGCGGCATCCGCCTCACCGAGGCCGGCCGCCTGCTCGCCGAGCGCGGCGCGGAGATCCTCGGCCGGCTCGACGCGGCGTCCGCGGAGTTGTCCGCGCACGTCGGGCTGCGGGCCGGGCGCGTACGGCTGGCCGCGTTCCCCTCGGCCCTCGGCACGTTCGTCCCGGCCGCCGCCGCGCGGCTCGCCGACGACCACCCCGGGCTGGACCTGCGGCTGATGGAGGCCGAGCCGCCCGAGGCGCTGCGGCTGCTGCGGGCGGGCCGGGTCGACGCGGCCGTGGTCTTCCGGTACGGCGAGAGCGGCCCGGACGATGACACCGACGATGACACCGACAATGACACCGAGGACGACGGCGTCCGGCTGGTCCACCTGCTCGACGACCCGAGTCTCCTCGTCACCTCGGCCGCGCACGACGGCGCGGGAGACCTGGCGGCGTACGCGGACGGGCCGTGGATCGCGGGCTGCGAGCGGTGCCGGGCCCACCTGCTCGCGCTGTGCGCCGAAGCGGGCTTCGAGCCGCGCGTCTCGTTCACCACGGACGACTACGTCGCCGTCCAGGCCATGGTCGCGGCAGGTCTGGGCGTCACGGTCCTCCCCCGGCTGGCGCTGTCGGCCCATCGCCATCCCGGCGTACGCGTGACCGAACTGCCGGGCTCGACCCGCCGGGTCTACGCCGCGACGTACGGCGAGCCGCCCGACCCGCCCGCCACCACGGCCCTGGTCGCCGCGCTCCGGTCCCGTAGAGATGGGTGA
- a CDS encoding ABC transporter substrate-binding protein produces the protein MNAPPSPSGVEHTDESSIRIGVLVPLTRPGWVEAGRHLLAGLELAAGDVNDAGGIAGRPLELVVRDTAADPHRAAAAVDELARLGVAALAGEYHSVVARAAAARADALGLPFLCSSAVLDALTERPTRWVARLAPAQSHGWRIYADFLLGAGHRRIAVAADASVYWASGTRILRDHLAPRGGTVTELDMRALTPAAVCDALAADRATALLILAGHPEPAVPIVRSVRRDRRLAEIMIGAPAGQPELAEWAASLGGDGAGVPFLRYLPERLGPLGARVEAALRERLAQAPSFVAFEGYDTIAVLADLLLTGGADRARIAESWPRVAVEGTRGLIRFSRTPGIDVWQWAWPPVQVADRDPAEPARFRVRG, from the coding sequence ATGAACGCGCCCCCATCACCGTCCGGGGTGGAGCACACTGACGAATCATCCATCCGGATCGGCGTTCTCGTGCCGCTGACCCGCCCCGGCTGGGTCGAGGCGGGCCGGCACCTGCTCGCCGGGCTCGAACTGGCCGCCGGCGACGTCAACGACGCCGGTGGGATCGCCGGAAGACCGCTCGAACTGGTGGTCCGGGACACCGCGGCCGATCCGCACAGGGCCGCGGCGGCCGTGGACGAACTGGCCCGCCTGGGCGTGGCCGCCCTGGCGGGGGAGTATCACAGCGTCGTCGCCCGCGCGGCCGCCGCCAGGGCCGACGCCCTCGGCCTGCCGTTCCTCTGCTCGTCGGCGGTTCTCGACGCGCTCACCGAACGGCCGACGCGATGGGTCGCGCGCCTGGCCCCGGCGCAGTCCCACGGCTGGCGGATCTACGCGGACTTCCTCCTCGGCGCGGGCCACCGCCGAATCGCCGTGGCCGCCGACGCGAGTGTCTATTGGGCGTCCGGGACTCGCATTCTGCGGGACCACCTCGCTCCCCGGGGCGGCACCGTGACCGAACTCGACATGCGCGCGCTCACCCCCGCGGCCGTGTGCGACGCGCTCGCCGCCGATCGCGCGACGGCCCTGCTGATTCTGGCCGGCCACCCGGAGCCGGCCGTGCCGATCGTCAGGTCGGTCCGCCGCGACCGGCGCCTGGCCGAGATCATGATCGGTGCTCCGGCCGGGCAGCCGGAGCTCGCCGAATGGGCGGCGTCACTGGGCGGCGACGGCGCCGGGGTCCCGTTCCTGCGCTACCTGCCCGAGCGCCTCGGCCCACTCGGCGCGCGGGTCGAGGCGGCCCTGCGCGAACGCCTGGCCCAAGCGCCCTCCTTCGTCGCCTTCGAGGGCTACGACACGATCGCCGTCCTCGCCGACCTGCTCCTTACCGGTGGCGCGGACCGGGCGCGGATCGCGGAGTCCTGGCCACGCGTCGCGGTCGAAGGCACCCGCGGGCTGATCCGGTTCTCCCGTACGCCGGGCATCGACGTATGGCAATGGGCGTGGCCGCCGGTCCAGGTCGCCGACAGGGATCCGGCGGAACCCGCTCGCTTCCGTGTCCGGGGGTGA
- a CDS encoding helix-turn-helix domain-containing protein, protein MVRVPLTPEERLRGERFGALLRQARGERSMVEVAAAAGLSAETLRKIETGRAPTPAFFTVAALAAALGLSLDELAAACAEGPHAAEFRQAG, encoded by the coding sequence ATGGTGAGAGTGCCCCTGACCCCCGAGGAACGCCTGCGGGGAGAGCGGTTCGGCGCCCTGCTCCGGCAGGCGCGCGGCGAGCGCAGCATGGTCGAGGTCGCGGCGGCGGCCGGGCTGTCGGCCGAGACGCTGCGCAAGATCGAGACCGGCCGGGCCCCGACCCCGGCCTTCTTCACCGTCGCCGCGCTGGCCGCCGCGCTCGGCCTGTCGCTGGACGAGCTGGCCGCCGCCTGCGCCGAGGGCCCACACGCCGCCGAGTTCCGCCAAGCCGGCTGA
- a CDS encoding LysE family translocator: MPTLPTLALFAAATLALLVVPGPAVLYIVTRSVAQGRSAGLVSVLGVHAGSLVHIAAAALGITALLAASATAFAVVKYLGAAYLVYLGVRKLMRRPETEDAEVKVASNTRLFGEGFVVNVLNPKTAMFFLAFLPQFVDPARGPVAPQVLVLGAVWVALGMASDGTYALLASVLAGRMRSSARARRRLDRGSGVVYLGLGAVAALATEGARKL; encoded by the coding sequence ATGCCGACTCTGCCGACACTCGCCCTGTTCGCCGCCGCCACACTGGCGCTGCTCGTGGTCCCGGGACCCGCCGTGCTCTACATCGTCACCCGCAGCGTGGCCCAGGGCCGTTCGGCGGGACTGGTGTCGGTGCTCGGCGTGCACGCCGGTTCGCTGGTGCACATCGCCGCCGCGGCGCTCGGGATCACCGCGTTGCTCGCCGCCTCGGCCACCGCCTTCGCCGTCGTGAAGTACCTCGGTGCGGCCTACCTCGTCTACCTGGGGGTCCGCAAGCTCATGCGGCGGCCGGAGACGGAGGACGCGGAGGTCAAGGTGGCCTCGAACACCCGGCTGTTCGGCGAGGGCTTCGTGGTCAACGTGCTGAACCCCAAGACCGCCATGTTCTTCCTGGCGTTCCTGCCGCAGTTCGTCGACCCGGCGCGCGGTCCGGTGGCGCCGCAGGTGCTCGTGCTCGGGGCCGTCTGGGTCGCGCTGGGCATGGCCAGCGACGGCACCTACGCGCTGCTGGCCTCGGTCCTCGCCGGCCGGATGCGCTCCTCGGCCCGGGCCCGGCGGCGGCTCGACCGGGGCAGCGGCGTCGTCTACCTCGGTCTCGGCGCGGTGGCGGCCCTGGCCACCGAAGGCGCCAGGAAGCTCTGA
- a CDS encoding acyl-CoA synthetase codes for MEFNHADLFEGLADAIGDRVAVVCGDDRATYAELDAHANRLAHHLAAHGVGHGTHVGMQLYNGMEYVAALLATLKLRAVPVNVNYRYVESELRYLYRDSGIAALLFDVEFGDRVAAVAAQVPGLRHLVAVGGPTAVPGAVPYEEAVAGESEGRDFPPRSGDDVYVIYTGGTTGMPKGVMWRSEDLFFAFGGGNPYGDPLKTPEAVIEQARGTASPVVMMTGAPLMHGAAQMGTFIAWWMGGTMVHVRRFDAAAVLRAIDREKVVSLNITGDAMARPLAEEMAAGSYDLSSLFVLSSTGAILSGAVRARLEELLPGRMILDNFGSTESGYTASGVDGSSPESGLRYRPNANATVAVLDETLTPVEPGSGRIGTVARSGRIAFGYHNDPDKTARTFVTDAHGVRWLLTGDLATVEEDGTIRFCGRGSQCVNTGGEKVFPEEVEAVLKGHPAVFDAVVTGIPDERWGSRVAAVVQPYGGTAPTAEQLDAHCRTRLSGYKVPRTYAFVEEIVRSPAGKADYRWAGQVAAAASQPPASQPPASQRPASQPVARPSE; via the coding sequence ATGGAGTTCAACCACGCCGATCTTTTCGAGGGGCTCGCCGACGCCATCGGGGACCGCGTCGCGGTGGTCTGCGGCGACGACCGCGCGACGTACGCCGAGCTCGACGCCCACGCCAACCGGCTGGCCCACCACCTGGCCGCGCACGGCGTCGGCCACGGAACGCACGTGGGCATGCAGCTCTACAACGGGATGGAGTACGTCGCGGCCCTGCTGGCGACGCTGAAGCTGCGGGCCGTCCCGGTCAACGTCAACTACCGGTACGTCGAGTCGGAGCTGCGCTACCTCTACCGGGACTCCGGCATCGCGGCCCTGCTGTTCGACGTGGAGTTCGGCGACCGGGTCGCGGCCGTGGCCGCGCAGGTCCCCGGGCTGCGCCACCTCGTCGCCGTCGGCGGCCCCACCGCCGTGCCGGGGGCGGTGCCGTACGAGGAGGCGGTGGCGGGGGAGTCCGAAGGCAGGGACTTCCCGCCCCGCTCCGGCGACGACGTGTACGTCATCTACACCGGCGGCACGACCGGCATGCCCAAGGGCGTGATGTGGCGGTCGGAGGACCTGTTCTTCGCCTTCGGCGGCGGCAACCCGTACGGCGACCCGCTGAAGACGCCCGAGGCGGTCATCGAGCAGGCGCGCGGCACGGCGTCCCCGGTCGTCATGATGACGGGGGCCCCGCTGATGCACGGCGCGGCCCAGATGGGCACCTTCATCGCCTGGTGGATGGGCGGCACGATGGTGCACGTCCGCCGGTTCGACGCGGCCGCCGTGCTGCGCGCGATCGATCGGGAGAAGGTCGTCAGCCTGAACATCACCGGCGACGCGATGGCCCGCCCGCTCGCCGAGGAGATGGCCGCCGGGTCCTACGACCTGTCGTCGCTGTTCGTGCTCAGCTCGACCGGGGCGATCCTCAGCGGCGCCGTGCGCGCGCGGCTGGAGGAGCTGCTGCCGGGCCGGATGATCCTCGACAACTTCGGCTCGACCGAGTCCGGATACACGGCCTCGGGCGTCGACGGGTCGTCGCCGGAGTCCGGCCTGCGCTACCGGCCCAACGCGAACGCCACCGTGGCCGTGCTGGACGAGACGCTGACCCCGGTCGAGCCGGGCTCCGGGCGGATCGGCACGGTGGCCAGGAGCGGCCGGATCGCCTTCGGCTACCACAACGACCCGGACAAGACCGCCCGCACCTTCGTCACCGACGCCCATGGCGTGCGGTGGCTGCTCACCGGCGACCTCGCGACGGTCGAGGAGGACGGCACGATCCGGTTCTGCGGACGCGGGTCCCAGTGCGTCAACACCGGCGGGGAGAAGGTCTTCCCCGAGGAGGTCGAGGCGGTGCTCAAGGGGCATCCCGCCGTGTTCGACGCCGTGGTCACCGGCATCCCCGACGAACGCTGGGGCTCGCGGGTCGCGGCCGTCGTCCAGCCGTACGGCGGGACCGCGCCGACGGCGGAGCAGCTCGACGCGCACTGCCGCACCCGGCTGTCGGGCTACAAGGTGCCGCGGACCTACGCGTTCGTGGAGGAGATCGTCCGCTCCCCGGCGGGCAAGGCCGACTACCGGTGGGCCGGTCAGGTGGCCGCCGCCGCATCTCAGCCGCCCGCATCTCAGCCGCCCGCATCTCAGCGGCCCGCATCTCAGCCGGTCGCGCGTCCGTCGGAGTAG
- a CDS encoding substrate-binding and VWA domain-containing protein has protein sequence MYPPPQQKRRRSVAPFIVAVVFAGALIVGLKLLFGGVSGGGNAGDGKDGNATRRACDDDGITLTVAASSEKAELLRTMANDYNGHKVDGKCVDVVVNSKASGGAMQALARGWDERQDGPKPDVWTPASAGWITLLRQRVEGGDQASPVSAENPTIATSPLVIAMPKPMAQALGWPSKKIGWSDILDLANDPKGWAKYDHPEWGQFRLGKTNPNFSTSGLNATVGAYFAATGLSGDLTERDVAAAKTRDFVKGVERSIVHYGDTTLTFLSNLQHADDSGTAMSYISAVTVEEKSVWDYNQGNPTGDPKTLGDHAKPKVPLVAIYPKEGTLLSDHPYAVLSWADGAKKAAAADFLKYLQAPERQREFEKYAFRSFDGKPGSLVTTANGLDPKQPATTLSTPTPQVLDRILASWAELRKPANVLMVMDVSGSMGADVAGTGKTKLDLAKQAAINALPQFGPNDRVGLWLFSLKQDGDKDYRELVPLGTNNQSRLKNRINGLIPSGGTGLYDTALASYQHVMRHQSGDAINAVVFLTDGKNEDNNSISLENLLPELRKEAGQETVRMFTIAYGGDADLGVLRKISQTTDAAAYDSRKPGSIDEVFTAVISNF, from the coding sequence AGACGCGCCTGCGACGACGACGGGATCACGCTGACCGTCGCCGCCTCCAGTGAGAAGGCCGAGCTGCTGCGCACGATGGCCAACGACTACAACGGCCACAAGGTGGACGGGAAGTGCGTGGACGTCGTCGTGAACTCCAAGGCGTCCGGCGGGGCGATGCAGGCCCTGGCGCGCGGCTGGGACGAGCGGCAGGACGGCCCGAAGCCGGACGTGTGGACGCCGGCGAGCGCCGGCTGGATCACCCTCCTGCGGCAGCGCGTCGAGGGCGGTGACCAGGCGTCCCCGGTGTCCGCGGAAAACCCGACGATCGCCACGTCTCCGCTGGTCATCGCGATGCCCAAGCCGATGGCCCAGGCGCTCGGCTGGCCGTCGAAGAAGATCGGCTGGTCCGACATCCTGGACCTGGCCAACGACCCGAAGGGCTGGGCGAAGTACGACCACCCGGAATGGGGGCAGTTCCGTCTCGGCAAGACGAACCCGAACTTCTCGACATCGGGCCTGAACGCGACCGTCGGGGCGTACTTCGCGGCCACCGGGCTGTCGGGCGACCTGACGGAACGGGACGTCGCCGCGGCGAAGACGCGTGACTTCGTCAAGGGGGTCGAGCGGTCCATCGTCCACTACGGCGACACCACGCTGACCTTCCTGTCCAACCTCCAGCACGCCGACGACTCCGGGACGGCCATGTCGTACATCTCCGCCGTGACCGTGGAGGAGAAGTCGGTGTGGGACTACAACCAGGGCAACCCGACGGGCGACCCCAAGACGCTCGGCGACCACGCCAAGCCGAAGGTCCCGCTGGTGGCGATCTATCCCAAGGAGGGCACGCTCCTTTCCGACCACCCGTACGCCGTGCTGTCCTGGGCGGACGGCGCGAAGAAGGCCGCGGCGGCGGACTTCCTGAAGTACCTCCAGGCGCCCGAGCGGCAGCGGGAGTTCGAGAAGTACGCCTTCCGGTCCTTCGACGGCAAGCCGGGCAGCCTCGTCACGACCGCCAACGGCCTCGACCCCAAGCAGCCGGCCACCACGCTCAGCACGCCGACTCCGCAGGTGCTCGACCGGATCCTCGCCAGCTGGGCCGAGCTGCGCAAGCCCGCCAACGTGCTGATGGTGATGGACGTCTCCGGCTCGATGGGCGCCGACGTCGCGGGCACCGGCAAGACCAAGCTCGACCTCGCCAAGCAGGCCGCGATCAACGCGCTGCCGCAGTTCGGCCCGAACGACCGCGTGGGCCTGTGGCTGTTCAGCCTCAAGCAGGACGGCGACAAGGACTACCGCGAGCTCGTCCCCCTGGGCACGAACAACCAGTCGCGCCTCAAGAACCGCATCAACGGCCTGATACCCAGCGGCGGCACGGGGCTGTACGACACGGCCCTGGCGTCGTACCAGCACGTGATGCGGCACCAGAGCGGCGACGCGATCAACGCGGTCGTGTTCCTGACGGACGGCAAGAACGAGGACAACAACTCCATCTCGCTCGAGAACCTGCTGCCCGAGCTGCGCAAGGAGGCAGGGCAGGAGACCGTGCGGATGTTCACCATCGCCTACGGCGGCGACGCCGACCTCGGCGTCCTGCGGAAGATCTCGCAGACCACCGACGCGGCGGCCTACGATTCGCGCAAGCCGGGGAGCATCGACGAGGTGTTCACCGCCGTGATCTCCAACTTCTGA
- a CDS encoding VC0807 family protein, producing the protein MRRDELEEPMTQTLTAPPRAEQPRKGNLGRMLIPLALDVATPMACYYLLHGAFGMSEVAALAVSGVIPAVRVVAGIVRDRTLNGLAGLTLAVNVAGIALSFVTGDARMMIAKDSGLSAVLSLAIMLSAFTRQPVMSAGMRPFVTRGTPEREAAWDRLAEGSPRFRRAVRLFSGIWGGVLLAECVARLIGAFTLPVSTMVWLSNVMLIVAIVVGLLVAGAFASGPIMMMVRMEARGAR; encoded by the coding sequence GTGCGGAGAGACGAGCTGGAGGAGCCGATGACGCAGACCCTGACCGCGCCGCCGAGAGCCGAGCAGCCCCGGAAGGGCAATCTCGGCAGGATGCTCATACCGCTGGCGCTCGACGTCGCCACGCCGATGGCGTGCTACTACCTGCTGCACGGCGCGTTCGGCATGAGCGAGGTCGCCGCGCTGGCCGTGAGCGGCGTGATCCCGGCCGTCCGGGTGGTCGCCGGGATCGTCAGGGACCGCACGCTGAACGGGCTCGCCGGGCTGACGCTGGCGGTCAACGTGGCCGGCATCGCGCTGAGCTTCGTCACCGGCGACGCCCGCATGATGATCGCCAAGGACTCCGGCCTCAGTGCCGTGCTGAGCCTGGCGATCATGCTCTCGGCGTTCACCCGGCAGCCGGTGATGTCGGCGGGCATGCGCCCGTTCGTCACCCGGGGCACACCGGAGAGGGAGGCCGCCTGGGACCGGCTCGCGGAGGGGTCGCCCCGGTTCCGCCGGGCGGTGCGGCTGTTCAGCGGCATCTGGGGCGGCGTGCTGCTCGCCGAGTGCGTGGCCCGGCTGATCGGCGCGTTCACGCTGCCGGTGTCCACCATGGTCTGGCTGTCCAACGTGATGCTGATCGTCGCGATCGTGGTGGGGCTCCTGGTCGCGGGCGCCTTCGCCTCCGGGCCGATCATGATGATGGTCAGGATGGAGGCGAGGGGCGCGCGATGA
- a CDS encoding cellulose binding domain-containing protein — MRFPHGRLRRSAVLAAAMVAAAATTGLVQGTADAAVSCEVTYATTQWGEDGGGFTASVDVANTGDHIAGWTLTFTFPGSQRLTYGWSAQWAQTGRLVAASVPAGSISPGASAAVGFAGTWRGSNPRPTDFAVNGVPCVAAPPPSAAPTPVPSPSPSATPSVVVSPADIVVPEGGSALIHVRLSQKPSYGWVTVDSERLLGDPDLSIGPRLLFPADQWSTWQSLTVFAAEDDDAADGTATFLSRISQLPGSGVALWTARELDNDVATPSPAPSPS; from the coding sequence ATGCGATTCCCCCACGGCCGCTTGCGTCGCTCGGCCGTCCTCGCGGCCGCCATGGTCGCGGCGGCCGCAACGACCGGGCTCGTCCAGGGGACGGCCGACGCCGCGGTCTCCTGCGAGGTCACGTACGCGACCACGCAGTGGGGAGAGGACGGGGGCGGCTTCACGGCCAGTGTGGACGTCGCCAACACCGGTGACCACATCGCGGGCTGGACGCTGACGTTCACCTTTCCCGGCTCGCAGCGGCTCACGTACGGCTGGTCGGCGCAGTGGGCCCAGACCGGCCGCCTGGTCGCCGCCTCGGTCCCGGCGGGCTCGATCTCGCCCGGCGCGTCCGCCGCCGTCGGGTTCGCCGGCACCTGGCGCGGGAGCAATCCGCGGCCCACGGACTTCGCCGTCAACGGCGTGCCGTGCGTGGCCGCCCCACCGCCCTCCGCCGCGCCCACGCCCGTCCCGTCGCCGAGCCCGAGCGCCACGCCGAGCGTCGTCGTCTCGCCCGCGGACATCGTCGTGCCCGAAGGCGGCTCGGCGCTGATCCACGTGCGGCTCAGCCAGAAGCCGTCGTACGGCTGGGTGACCGTCGACAGCGAGCGGCTGCTCGGCGATCCGGACCTGTCCATCGGCCCCCGGCTGCTCTTCCCCGCCGACCAGTGGAGCACCTGGCAGTCCCTCACCGTCTTCGCGGCGGAGGACGACGACGCGGCGGACGGCACCGCGACGTTCCTGTCCCGGATCAGCCAGCTGCCGGGCAGCGGCGTCGCCCTGTGGACCGCGAGGGAGCTGGACAACGACGTCGCCACCCCGTCGCCCGCACCGAGCCCGAGCTGA